GCGTAAACCAATCAGTGAAAATACTGTAAATAAAGCCCTCAGGGTGATGGGGTATGACACAACCCGGGAAGTCTGTGGCCATGGATTCCGGGCGATGGCGTGCAGTGCATTGATTGAATCAGGTTTGTGGTCCCGCGATGCTGTGGAACGTCAGATGAGCCATCAGGAGCGTAATGGTGTACGTGCTGCGTATATCCATAAAGCAGAACATCTGGAAGAACGGCGACTGATGCTACAGTGGTGGGCAGATTTTCTGGATGCGAACAGAGAACAATGTATCAGCCCGTTTGAATATGCAAAGATTAACAATCCATTAAAATAGTAATCATCCCGGGCTGCCAGCCCGGGAATTATTTTATGAATATTTTTCTTTGTGAGTAACCGGAAAAAAGATAGCGAAATAAATTACTTTAATGAATTACTCCAGGGTTTCATTAAAGTTCTTTCGTAATACTTTGTAGTCAAACACGTTATGACTGGCATCAAAAACCACGGATTTCCCCTGCCAGCGGGTAATCACCTCCTCCGGCGTTTTCGGTTGAGCCGGTCTGGTTACGCCCATCCATGCATTAATCAGATAATCATTATACGCAGTGGAAAAAACGCTGTTCACCGTCTGGCGATCGACATGCTCTCCCAGTGTCGGGCTGTACCAGATAAACATCGGAACATGATAAGCCTGCTGACTGGGTTTTATTCCACCATGAAAATAGGCATGTTCTTTTGTCGGGTCATACTCCAGACCGTGATCTGAAAAATACATGACTGATGCCCGACGCGTTTCCAGCATGGCGAAAATCTGTCCCAACAAATTGTCGGTATAATAAATGGAATTATCGTAGCAGACTTCTTCTGTATCCAGCGGTTTAAACACGGCTTTATCTCTGGGCCAGTTACTGCAGACTGGCTCATGGCTGCCCGTCAAATGCAGAACAATCAGTTTCCTGCTCCCCGGATTACTGTTCAGTGCTTCAGCCAGGTGTGGGAGCAGTAACTCATCATAGCCTCTGACATAAATTCTGTTTCTGGCCCGCATGGCGATACTGGCCACAGCCGTTCCGTTCTGTCGGAAAGCGGACTGCGCACTGAGCCACCAGGTATCGAACCCCGCCTGATTCGCCATGTTGATAATATTATCGGGGTAACGGCGAACATCATGATGCAGCACGGTATCAGCAGATAATGCCAGCGGTACCGCAAGAGCGGTATAAGGTGCCCCGCTGATTGCCTGAGTGAACAGTTTCAGTCGTGATTTCTGTTTCTGAAGCTCTGGTGTGGTTGGGCGCGAATACCCGTAAATGGACATGTTATCAGTCCTTGCAGATTCACCAATCACCAGAACAAATACGTCAGTGTTGTTATCCGTAATCATCAGATCGTAGTGAGGTATGGTATCAGCAATCGTCATTAATCTCTGATGCTCCTTTGCGGCCAGTGCAAAATAGTTCAGATTAAAGAAAGGGGTATATGTGGCAAATCGGGAAGCGACTATGTAAGGATCAACTTCATTTATTTGATACTGTTTCTTCAACGCAAACTGGAAGGAAGAATATAACGTTACTGTAATTAACAATAAAAATGTAATTACCGTGACCTTTTCCGATGGCAATGAGGACGTTTTATTTATTGCTGAACAGAAGAACAATAAAAAGAGGATAATAAATGCGATAACATAAACAACATACATCCTGAACATTCTTATTACTTCATCAGGATCTGTCTGAAGGATACTGATTGCAAAACCATCATTAAATGTTGTGCCAAATGTACACCATGAATACAGGCTGATACTGATATCTGCAGCAGTCAGTAATGTGAACGGGAAGGCAAGAATCAAACGCAACGTAATCGATTTCATTGCCTTAATAATAAGAAGTGCCAGGATAAAGAATAATATCCGGTAAATCAGATGCGCTCCTGAGGATACAAGGAGATTAGAAAGGGTAAAGACAACCACTGATAACACGAGGCGCTTATCATTGCTAATCCGTGGCCAGTGTATGAATGGAAGATTAATTTTCATAATAATTGAGTAAAAGCGATATTTCTGTCCGGCGCCGCTCGCTGAACATGCCGTGACAGGTAAATACATTTTTCTGAATAATCATAAAACAGGCATCATCCGCCGCCACAAATGTAACGGCGTAAACAGGAACGTCATGATGTTTTCTTTCGTGACAGAAGAGAACCGCATATACCACCCGCAATCACTATCATCAGGAATAACATCCCCAGGCCAACGATTACTCTTAATGCCGGATGAACCCGATCGGCGAGAAAAAATAACTCCATCCCGAAACCAATAACAAGCCAGGCCAGCGTCATTCCGACGAGCCCTTTTAACAACAATCTCACGATCCTCTCCTTCTGCGTTCTTAACGAAAATGCCTTACAATAACAGCAGCCGGAGAAAGCAACGCTGGCTGCTGAACGGAATGACATTTTACTGTTTTATGTTCTCTCAGTTTCTGTCCTGACGCCGCCATTAATGGCATTACAGTTTATTCAGAATAAGGCAGGCGGCCTGGTTTAATGCAATAAACTCCTGCCAGCTGTACTGAGACTGATAATTCAGTAAATACTGGTCTTCAACCCGGCAAATCTGTGGGCGTTTATCATAAATTGCACACAAATGAGAATCAGTCTGATAGTGGCGGCAAATACCGTCACCACGATCCAGACATTGCGTTTCACCCGCCCTGTTGACATGACGACAACAGGCCCCACACTGGTTACAGGGAAATGGAGGGTGTAATTTCATCGCTTATTTAACCAGTCACGAACAGAAGCCACATTTCCTGACTCAAACGGCAACGCAATCCCTCGTCGGCTGACTTCTTCTCTCAGCAGAAGTCCGCGCTCTATCTCACTGTTTACGCTATCCAGATGAAGTGAAAAATGATTTAACGCGGCAGCATCAACAGAAAATTCCAGCGCAGTAAGTTCCACAAGATAGCGATCAAGTTCAGCATTGACTGCCTGAAAGTATTCCAGTGACCGCCGGAATTTGTCCTTAAATTTGTCCAGAAATGCCCATACCCGCTGCATAACCTCGCTATATTCGAGATAATAATTCATCACCAGCCCGAGAATACCTGTCGTCAGCGCACCACAAAAGGCAGCAAGCTCTGAACCAAATGGAAAAATAAGGATCTGCGCCATCGCCTCATTTATCATCACCCCTCCGGCAACAGCCACACCTGCTGCTATCAGTTTAGTGACCGCTTTGGCTAACTGCCCCGGCGATAATCCCTCCGGGTTAAATACCAGGACTTTAAAGGCCTGAACGAGATTGTTCCACATCTCCCTGATAAGCCGGACAATCATTCTTTCCGTCGTCAGGAATATATTTAACAACGTTGTGGTAATACCTGACAGTATCCCTCCGATGACACCATCTTTAAAGGCAATTAAAAAAGAACTGAATTTTTCCTGTACTCGTTCCTGGCAGGCACGTAATGATGACGTTATTTCGGACAGGCATTTGCCGGCGCAGAATGAGTTCCGTTGCTGTCTGATAATATGCGGGATTCGTTCCCTCACTTCGAACCAGATCTCGGCAAGAATAAGCCCCAGCATCTGTCGCGTCCCCATACGAAAACCGGAATTAAGTGAAGCACTGGCGACAGCAGTAGCAAACTTACTACTCAGGTAATAGCTCTGATTAATCGTGGCCTCGTATTTTTCCCGGGCATATTTATCAGCCCTTTCCATACGCTCAGTATCTGCATCAGCTTTTTTTCTCAGACTTATCAGACGTTTCTTTTCTTTTTCTGTCAGTGTTGCCTGAGATTCAAGCTCTGCTATCTGCCTTAACGTATCTTCTCTATTTTTCTGCAATGTGCAAATAAACGCATCCATTGAGTCTGCTTTCTTTGATTTATTGAGCGACTCATGTGTGAATGCCAGATTTGAAGCGTCATTTGCCAGTTCTGCACCATCCCGTTCAGCAAGAATTCTCCCCGGATCATCATGAATTTCTTTAGCGGAAATAATATGATCCAGATTTTTTTTATCGTCTGAAGCAAACACTTCGCCTGTATATGCATCAGTAAGAGTCCCTGCCTGATGTGCACGCTTTCCTTTCCGGTTCGTCGCGATGTAGTTCTCATGGCTGTGGTAATGATGAGAATCATAGTCGCCACGACCTTCATACCGCTGTCGCTCAGCCTCCGTGGCATAAATGCCATTACGCACATTATGGATAGTGTCAACATCACCACCCTTACGATCATTTAACAACAGAAAATCCAGCCCGAATGATGTAACCAGGCTCTTCACCATGGTCTGATGTAACTCTTCTGTCCAGTCAAATTTTTCCACATTCATGTTATTTCACTTCTTGTAAAGCCGGGCTTTAACGCCCGGTAAATCATTAACTCCGGGATGAAAAATCATCAAATTTCACAACCGAACAGGCCAGTACATCATCCAGCTCTTCCTTATTAATAACATTCATTCCATTATCATCCTTTTCCATTTCAATAACGTTATCTTTTATCACCGCCTCACCATTTTCCTGTTTCCGCGGTTTAAACAGTGGCGTTGTAATAATATCCGTCATAATAGCGGCCAGTGAATATCCATGGTCAATAAGCATAATGATTTCATCTGATACACTAATATCCTGTTGTTCTGTAATAACAGAATGCATGGATTTAAGCGGATCAAAATAGTGTTTAATAAATACAGCATGCATTCTGTTCAGTGCAGTGAGAATTTCATCAACGTACTGATTAACTTTTGCAAAATGTTCCCGGGCCAGATTCATTTGCTTAACTGCCCGTTCAACTTTGCAGGCACACTGATGGGCATTTTCAAGAGCTTTCGTCGCATGTCTGTCGTAAGCCCAGCCCGCAATGGCAATCAACGGTGCAGCCACTGCAGTGCCTAATACCATTGCGCCACCAGCCATTCCCATGCCCCCTGCAGCCAGTGAGCCCCCACCAATTGCCGCCATCGTCGCGTTATAAGCCGCGGCACCAGAAAGCGCTGCAATGGGTGTACCTGTGGAAGCCGCAGCAAATGCCATCACTCCGCTATACACAGCAAAACCCGCAGCAGCCCCGGAAACTCCGGCAGCAACGACCGTACTGAGATATTCTGTCGCTGAAATGGCCAGGTTCTGAATCTTATTGATGTTATGTTGCGGGACACTCAGTTTCAGGTCTTTATTGCCCTCTTTTTCCAGACGCGCCAGGAGCTCAGCAGCAATCCTGTCGAACTCACTGAAATCTTTACCAATCTCAAGCTCTTTATTTCCGAGCGTTGTTAATTTTGATGATGTCTGAGCTTCAGCCTGCTCAAATTTTTCTTTATGCTCCTCGTAACGCTCTTTTGCTTTTTCGAGGATATCCTCTGCTTCTGACTTTTTTTGATATCCATCGTAAGCTTTTTTTCCGCCGAATGCCGCAGCGCCGGCAGCCACACCCAAAATAATGAAAGGTAACGCCATTCTTTTCCTCCTGTACAGGTTGCTTTATCATCAATCAACTGAAGTATTTCAGGAAACATTCTCAGCAGTGAGGTATTTTCCTAACATTGTTAACACGGCTTCTTTCAGCCATACTGGTTCAATAATTTCAACATTCGGTAGCCAGTATAAAATCAACGGGATAATTTGATTTTTATGTGCAGCCTTGCATGACAGCGTAATGCCATTGTCATGTCTGTGTAGCAATTGCTGGTAAGGAAGTAAGTCCCGTCGCAAAAAATAATGGGCGATATTACTGTGAATGAACAACACTACATTAAATGTTTTGTCGCTCACCCACGGGTCACATGACTCACTTACTAGTGACTGTATTTCCTCACTCTTTGCAAACTTTTCTTTTTTTATATCCAGCCATTTTATTTTAGCTAATGAAAACGACTTTAACTTGTTCTCTTCAGTAGCCAGCAAATACCATATACTTCTCTGATTAGTTAATTTATAAGGATGAACGATTCTGGTCTTACCGGCATATGCAATCTGACAAACATTACTGTTGCAGATCGCTTTTTCAAGAACATCAAGATATTTTCTTAAATCATCCCTGATGGTGTGCTCAGGGTTATGAAACTGAACACGAATATGCTCTTCGGTTGCCCTGTTTTCTAATTTCTGCCAGAAACTTTCATTCCGTTCAGGAAAAATCGCATCAGTATCCAGTAACCTGGCCAGAGATTTGTGCAGTGATTCTTTGCTCTGGTTATCTGCTCTTGCTGAAATAAGCCGGTATTTTCCATCGCCACAGGATTCAATAAAGGGAGAAAGCATATTCAGATCACGATATGCTGTTCGCTCAGTGATGTTGTATTTTTTCATCAAATTATGGCGACTGACCACGCCATAATTCTGTAATTCAACAAGAATATCAATCAAACGCTCCGCTGAGCGATTTTTCGTTGAGTCAGCCATAAATCACTGCACCTGTAGTATTACTCTTGTGTAAGTGAATTATATAAATATTCCTGACATCATTTGTCAGTTCTACAAAACTACGCCCTCCGGTAACAGGTTTTTATTTGATTATAATCAAACTTTAAACCAGATATCCGGAGTACCTCTTTCGCAATAAGGTTTATTACGGAAGGGCTGATATAGCAAAAAGCAACATGCCTCAACAACAGTCTTTATTCATTTAACAGGCTGACAACCATACTGCGTATCACCTGCACCTCTGTAAAAAATCAACGCGAGTAATATTTTTACTCTATTTATATTTCATTCATCTAAAATTATTAGTTGCCAGAGGGAGAATATCATCGGGATATCTGTTGTTGACAATTTGTCATACCTGCACTTTACTGTGCCCCAAAGCGCAGGCAGAAATGGCTGTCAGAAGTTATACGTTGCGCCTAACATAAACTCGTTACTTTTGACATCAACAGAGGATTTATATTTAGCACCATCCTCATCTTTATAAGTCAGAGTGGAATCCCCTGCATCCAGATACCGGTAGCTGAGGTCAAGGCTGAAATCCTGCGTCACATCGTATTTAACACCGACACCAAGGCTCCATGCCAGGTTGTTTTCGTATTTTGACGCTGAAGCTGAATAAGCTTCACTTCCTGCCGGGCTGTTATCGGTATATATGTACGAAGTTTTATGATGAACCCGTGCATAACCCAAGCCAGCAGATATCCATGGCGTGAATGCACTGTTGTTTCTGAAATCATAATACGCATTCAGCATCAGCGTGTTTACACTGAGCTTGTTCTGTGCGTCATCAAACTCGGCGCCACCGGCACTTTCCCAATAACTCAGACGATATTTTGATTCAGCATTACCACGGCCATAAAACTCCACTTCAATACGTACCGGCACATTGTAGTGCTGATAAAAATCGTATCCCACCGCAAGGCCTGTGCCAAAAACCGTATCACTTTTGTCACCGCCTTTATATTTATCTGCCCATGCCCCTTCACCATCAACGAAACGTTGGTCTGAAAGTGACATAACAGAAGCACCGGCTTTACCGGTCACATAAAAGCCTGTTTTATCCTCATCAGCCAGAGCCTGGGCCGAAAACATGCCTGCCATTGCAAGCGCTGAAACCGCAATAACCTTTTTCATTTCAATCATCTCCGTTGGTTCTTACCCTACCCGACAAATAGGGTTGCCTATTTTAAAACCATGCAAAAGATATGGTAAAATGGTTACAACCGATCGATGCGATCATATCGATCGGTAAAATCGATCGATTTTGATGAAGGTTTTCGTTTCGAATCAACAAAATGGTAATGATGGAACCAGGACTGAAATGCTGTCTCCCAAAAGCCCGGGAGGTTTGCATTACAACTGCACTACAGTACAAAAGGTCAGACACAGTAAAAAAGACTGGGTAATCACCCCACCAGAGAAAACACGTCTATTGCAAAAGATGGGGGGATTATGTGCAAACTGACTGCGTATTATCGTGAAGGAGATCGGTGAGTAACTGGCATTTTTAAATTACCTTCACTGATCTCCTTCCATGAAAATACGCACGCGGGGAACACTCGTGAATTACATAAACTGCATCAGAGTGAGCCGGTTTATCCCCGCTGACGCGGGGAACACTTCGTGGCGTTCTCCGGGCGGCTGGTATATTGCGGTTTATCCCCGCTGGCGCGGGGAACATTCATTCACAAACTGACCGGAACCGGAGCGGAACGGTTTATCCCCGCTGGCGCGGGGAACATCAGTTGAATCAGACTAATGGAAGCCATAGCTGCGGTTTATCCCCGCTGGCGCGGGGAACATGTCCGGAAAAGTCGGCTGGGTTACGTAAATTGCGGTTTATCCCCGCTGGCGCGGGGAACATATATCAGACAACACAGAACGCATTGATCCTGCCGGTTTATCCCCGCTGGCGCGGGGAACATGATCAACGTCGCGCTGTGATAGTTTGCTGTAACGGTTTATCCCCGCTGGCGCGGGGAACATGGCAATTTGCAGCCAACGCTTACCATTTCTGCCGGTTTATCCCCGCTGGCGCGGGGAACATATCAACTGACTCTATACTACAAAAGAGATAAGCGGTTTATCCCCGCTGGCGCGGGGAACATGCGTCCTGAAGGTATTTTCACGTCAGGGAAAACGGTTTATCCCCGCTGGCGCGGGGAACATCAGCAATGGTACCGGGTGGAAAGATGCTCTTTCGGTTTATCCCCGCTGGCGCGGGGAACATCAGTCCGCTCTGACCAATGCTGGACAGAATGCCGGTTTATCCCCGCTGGCGCGGGGAACATTCCAGGCTGTTCTCCCCACTCACGGGCGATTTCGGTTTATCCCCGCTGGCGCGGGGAACATCAGCCATGAACATCAGCTGTTCAGTGGTCTGCCGGTTTATCCCCGCTGGCGCGGGGAACATTTCTGATTGCCTTTAGTTTTTTGGCGTAATCTCGGTTTATCCCCGCTGGCGCGGGGAACATCTGAAGGGAAATGGCTCAGGTGTCCTGAATAACGGTTTATCCCCGCTGGCGCGGGGAACATGCCATCCGGCACTCCACCGGTTTACCGGTGAACGGTTTATCCCCGCTGGCGCGGGGAACATACTAAGCATATATGTTTGTTTTTAAACAACTTTATTTGACATCAACAATCTACCAACTAAATTCAAACATTTACTTATTTTTTAATAACGGATAACTTATTGATTATCAACAGGAAGAAAAGAAACCAACCGTAACCCATCCAAATCCACCGGAATACGTCTGTTTTCACCCCAGGTCTGAAATTCAAAACCCGACTCGGTATTGGTCGCCCAGGCCATCACCACATTTCCGCAACCTGCCAGTTGAGAGATTTGCTGCCAGATCATCTCCCGAATACGTTTGGACGTATCTCCGACATAAACACCGGCACGCACTTCCAGGAGCCAGATCGCGAGCCGTCCACGTAAGCGCGGAGGGACATTTTCTGTAACAACGACGACCATACTCATCCGCCGCGTCCCCGGTGACCGCTATCGCCCAGCGTTTCAGGTTCAGGGATGGCAGGCGGTAACATATCCGGCGCGGGTTGTGGTGGTTCAATTTCACCTGCGGCAAGCACTTCCTCGATTAACGGAATTAATTTGCCCGTTAACTTACTGCTACGGAAAATATCACGACAGGCCAGCCTCACTTCTTTATCTGGTTCTGCGGGTTGCCTCGCTGCTATTTCAAATGCCTTTGGCACAACCGAATCAAATTTAATGATATCGGCTATGTCATAAACAAATGAAAGCGGTTTGCCACTATGGATAAAACCAATAGCGGGCGCATATCCCGCAGCTAATACTGCAGCTTCAGAAATACCGTACAGACATGATGTGGCAGCACTGATGCAGCGATTCACAACATCACCTTTTTCCCAGTCTTTAGGATCGTATTTGCGACCATTCCATTTCACACCATATTGTTTCGCCAGTAATGCATAGGT
The DNA window shown above is from Escherichia sp. E4742 and carries:
- a CDS encoding phosphoethanolamine transferase, with protein sequence MYLPVTACSASGAGQKYRFYSIIMKINLPFIHWPRISNDKRLVLSVVVFTLSNLLVSSGAHLIYRILFFILALLIIKAMKSITLRLILAFPFTLLTAADISISLYSWCTFGTTFNDGFAISILQTDPDEVIRMFRMYVVYVIAFIILFLLFFCSAINKTSSLPSEKVTVITFLLLITVTLYSSFQFALKKQYQINEVDPYIVASRFATYTPFFNLNYFALAAKEHQRLMTIADTIPHYDLMITDNNTDVFVLVIGESARTDNMSIYGYSRPTTPELQKQKSRLKLFTQAISGAPYTALAVPLALSADTVLHHDVRRYPDNIINMANQAGFDTWWLSAQSAFRQNGTAVASIAMRARNRIYVRGYDELLLPHLAEALNSNPGSRKLIVLHLTGSHEPVCSNWPRDKAVFKPLDTEEVCYDNSIYYTDNLLGQIFAMLETRRASVMYFSDHGLEYDPTKEHAYFHGGIKPSQQAYHVPMFIWYSPTLGEHVDRQTVNSVFSTAYNDYLINAWMGVTRPAQPKTPEEVITRWQGKSVVFDASHNVFDYKVLRKNFNETLE
- a CDS encoding cobalamin adenosyltransferase → MNVEKFDWTEELHQTMVKSLVTSFGLDFLLLNDRKGGDVDTIHNVRNGIYATEAERQRYEGRGDYDSHHYHSHENYIATNRKGKRAHQAGTLTDAYTGEVFASDDKKNLDHIISAKEIHDDPGRILAERDGAELANDASNLAFTHESLNKSKKADSMDAFICTLQKNREDTLRQIAELESQATLTEKEKKRLISLRKKADADTERMERADKYAREKYEATINQSYYLSSKFATAVASASLNSGFRMGTRQMLGLILAEIWFEVRERIPHIIRQQRNSFCAGKCLSEITSSLRACQERVQEKFSSFLIAFKDGVIGGILSGITTTLLNIFLTTERMIVRLIREMWNNLVQAFKVLVFNPEGLSPGQLAKAVTKLIAAGVAVAGGVMINEAMAQILIFPFGSELAAFCGALTTGILGLVMNYYLEYSEVMQRVWAFLDKFKDKFRRSLEYFQAVNAELDRYLVELTALEFSVDAAALNHFSLHLDSVNSEIERGLLLREEVSRRGIALPFESGNVASVRDWLNKR
- a CDS encoding chemotaxis protein, with translation MALPFIILGVAAGAAAFGGKKAYDGYQKKSEAEDILEKAKERYEEHKEKFEQAEAQTSSKLTTLGNKELEIGKDFSEFDRIAAELLARLEKEGNKDLKLSVPQHNINKIQNLAISATEYLSTVVAAGVSGAAAGFAVYSGVMAFAAASTGTPIAALSGAAAYNATMAAIGGGSLAAGGMGMAGGAMVLGTAVAAPLIAIAGWAYDRHATKALENAHQCACKVERAVKQMNLAREHFAKVNQYVDEILTALNRMHAVFIKHYFDPLKSMHSVITEQQDISVSDEIIMLIDHGYSLAAIMTDIITTPLFKPRKQENGEAVIKDNVIEMEKDDNGMNVINKEELDDVLACSVVKFDDFSSRS
- a CDS encoding helix-turn-helix transcriptional regulator, with amino-acid sequence MADSTKNRSAERLIDILVELQNYGVVSRHNLMKKYNITERTAYRDLNMLSPFIESCGDGKYRLISARADNQSKESLHKSLARLLDTDAIFPERNESFWQKLENRATEEHIRVQFHNPEHTIRDDLRKYLDVLEKAICNSNVCQIAYAGKTRIVHPYKLTNQRSIWYLLATEENKLKSFSLAKIKWLDIKKEKFAKSEEIQSLVSESCDPWVSDKTFNVVLFIHSNIAHYFLRRDLLPYQQLLHRHDNGITLSCKAAHKNQIIPLILYWLPNVEIIEPVWLKEAVLTMLGKYLTAENVS
- a CDS encoding outer membrane protein, whose amino-acid sequence is MKKVIAVSALAMAGMFSAQALADEDKTGFYVTGKAGASVMSLSDQRFVDGEGAWADKYKGGDKSDTVFGTGLAVGYDFYQHYNVPVRIEVEFYGRGNAESKYRLSYWESAGGAEFDDAQNKLSVNTLMLNAYYDFRNNSAFTPWISAGLGYARVHHKTSYIYTDNSPAGSEAYSASASKYENNLAWSLGVGVKYDVTQDFSLDLSYRYLDAGDSTLTYKDEDGAKYKSSVDVKSNEFMLGATYNF
- the cas2e gene encoding type I-E CRISPR-associated endoribonuclease Cas2e, which translates into the protein MSMVVVVTENVPPRLRGRLAIWLLEVRAGVYVGDTSKRIREMIWQQISQLAGCGNVVMAWATNTESGFEFQTWGENRRIPVDLDGLRLVSFLPVDNQ
- the cas1e gene encoding type I-E CRISPR-associated endonuclease Cas1e, yielding MTFVPLSPIPLKDRTSMIFLQYGQIDVLDGAFVLIDKTGIRTHIPVGSVACIMLEPGTRVSHAAVHLAATVGTLLVWVGEAGVRVYSSGQPGGARADKLLYQAKLALTEELRLKVVRKMYELRFREPPPARRSVEQLRGIEGSRVRQTYALLAKQYGVKWNGRKYDPKDWEKGDVVNRCISAATSCLYGISEAAVLAAGYAPAIGFIHSGKPLSFVYDIADIIKFDSVVPKAFEIAARQPAEPDKEVRLACRDIFRSSKLTGKLIPLIEEVLAAGEIEPPQPAPDMLPPAIPEPETLGDSGHRGRGG